The nucleotide sequence TGCCAATAGTATTTTCAAAATACAGAAAAATGAGTGGGATGCTTTATTAGGGGAATACGGCATTTTCGATTGGGAAGGTCTTCGATTTTTAGAAGCGGTTTTTTCAAAAAACAAGAAAAAGGAGGAAAATTGGAAATTCCATTATTACATTGTTCGAGACCTATTGGACAAGCCTATATTGGCCACTTTTTTTACCTACTCCCTTTGGAAGGACGATATGTTGGCTCCGGTATCGGTCTCCCAGAAAGTAGAGGAAATGAGAAAACAACATCCCTACCACATGACTTCGCATGTTCTTGGGATGGGTTCATTGTTTACGGAAGGTAAGCACTTATATTTGGACACCTCCCATCCATTATGGCATGAAGCCTTACACCAATTACTTGACGAACTGGAAAAGTTGGATCTTAAATTCAATGCCAAAATGTTAGTGTTCAGGGATTTTATCAAGGACGAAAAGCTATATGAGTTTTTCCATAATCATGGTTTCATAAAAGTGTCAATGCCGGACTCCAGCAGAATATCCAATCTCAACTGGAAAGATAACACTACCTATATTTCAAACCTATCCAAACGCTCCAGAAGTCATTTTAGAAAAGATATTGAGCCTTATATAGAAAGATTTAAAGTAGTGGTCACGGATAAAATCGAACCTAGTCAACATAACAATTTATTTGAACTAATGGAAAATGTTAGACAAAACAATCTAGGCCTCAATACCTTTCCGTTTCCGAAAAAAATATTTAAAATAATGAGCGATCACCCAGGTTGGGAGTTTATAATACTTAGCCTTAAGGCAGCATTTGCCAAGGATGGCAGGGAGCTGGTGGTAGGAGTAATGTTTTGTTACAAAAATATTGATAATGCCTATGTTCCTGCATTTATTGGAATGGACTATGAATATGCCAAAGTTCATCAAGTATATCGTCAGCTATTATACCAGACCATAAAGAGGGCAGGGGAGACAGGATTTGAAAAAATACCATTTGGAATGACTTCTGCCTTTGAAAAAAGAAAGCTTGGGGCAATGACCATATCACAGATTGCCTATGTCCAATCCAAGGACAATTATAATTTGGAATTGGTAGGGATGCTTGAAAACAGCGGTTGAAAAAGTGAATTAGCCCCACTAAAATATAATATACCGGAACTTAATCTTCTGAATTGCTTTTCACCAACATAGCATTAAAAGTTAGTAGGATGGATAATCGATTCAAGCACATTATTGATGGCTATTTTGAGAAACTTGAGGAAATTCTACCAAGTAAAAGGATAGACCTAAAAAAAAGCAATGAAGGAATTCATCTGAGCAATAATGCCCTTTATTTGCTGAAATTAATAGTGGAAAAGAAAGGTTTCAAATCCATTGAGGAAGAAATATATTTCTTTAAAAGGGTAAAATCTGAGCCCTTAAGCTATTTGGTCTATTTTAGCGAAGTCAGGTCTTGTGAACTCTTGATGCCCAAGATAGGTCTTGGAAATCAATTGAACTTTTTGGAAAAGAAAATTAAGCGCATCAATAAATTCTTCAATAGAAATTGGGACTTTGTCCATTATATGGAACAAGAACTTACCTACCTGGACGTTCAATACTTTACAAGGTCCAATCAAGTATTTCCCCTTTACTCCCTACCAGAAGCCTGTTACCTGGATCCCAAGTTCTTTACTTCTCATGATATGCTCTGGGCAAGAATAAAGGGAATGAATAGGTTTATCCTATACCTCCAAGAACTTATAAAACTATTAAAATTACAGAAACACAAAGCTTTACTAATTGAGAAGCCCAAGAGAGCATTGGTTTGGAGTGCCTCCAAAGCCGCCCTAACAGAATTGATATATGCCCTTTATTCCAGTTCTGCGGTTAACAATGGCAAGGAGGATATAAAAGGTATTGCATCGGCATTTGAGGACTTGTTCAATATTCGTTTGGACAACATTTATAAAACATATGCTGAGATAAAAAGTAGAAAAGATAGCAAAACACGATTTTTGGAGGAGCTCATCATAAGGTTCAATCAAAAAGTATATGAAGATGACGGTATATAAAAAAATCCGTCTCGAATTGTTATTGTTCCTATTAAAGATTGGCAATATGATCAATTTTAAATAGAAAAGAGGACGCACCCCTACGTCCTCTTTTTTTGAAGTTTGAAAAATAGATTCGTTCATACAAACTTATTTTTCAAGTCTTAACTTATGAATAACAAATATAGCCTCCAACTGTTATCATGATGTTCTTATTAAAAAAGAAAATTGCCCCAATCGCTAAACAACAACTTATATTGCTTGGGTAAAGGCGTTAAAAATCTCACAATAAATTTCTAATAATT is from Arenibacter algicola and encodes:
- a CDS encoding RteC domain-containing protein, with translation MDNRFKHIIDGYFEKLEEILPSKRIDLKKSNEGIHLSNNALYLLKLIVEKKGFKSIEEEIYFFKRVKSEPLSYLVYFSEVRSCELLMPKIGLGNQLNFLEKKIKRINKFFNRNWDFVHYMEQELTYLDVQYFTRSNQVFPLYSLPEACYLDPKFFTSHDMLWARIKGMNRFILYLQELIKLLKLQKHKALLIEKPKRALVWSASKAALTELIYALYSSSAVNNGKEDIKGIASAFEDLFNIRLDNIYKTYAEIKSRKDSKTRFLEELIIRFNQKVYEDDGI